The following are encoded together in the Phormidium ambiguum IAM M-71 genome:
- a CDS encoding sugar transferase, giving the protein MITSDRLSNIVVNSKSQSRNYQINFYKQLHPSVTSRTKRLLDILGAIIGLLITAIVFVPVAIATQFDNPGPIFYSQMRCGLNGQKFRIWKFRSMVVQAESLKHLVKNQAKGHIFKNDRDPRITRVGHFLRRTSLDELPQFWNVLLGDMSLVGTRPPTIDEVEKYEKHHWERLQVKPGITGEWQANGRSTVTDFEDIVRMDVDYQRKWSVTYDLYLIFLTIWVVLAKKGAY; this is encoded by the coding sequence ATGATTACCTCCGATCGCTTATCTAATATAGTTGTTAATTCCAAGAGTCAAAGTAGGAATTATCAGATTAATTTCTATAAACAATTGCATCCTTCGGTAACTAGTAGAACCAAGCGATTACTTGATATATTGGGGGCAATTATCGGATTATTAATTACTGCTATAGTGTTTGTACCTGTGGCGATCGCTACTCAGTTTGATAATCCGGGACCGATCTTTTACAGTCAAATGCGTTGTGGTTTGAACGGTCAAAAATTCCGCATCTGGAAATTCCGTTCAATGGTAGTTCAAGCAGAAAGCCTGAAGCATTTAGTGAAAAACCAAGCTAAGGGACACATTTTCAAAAACGATCGTGACCCCCGCATCACCAGAGTGGGTCATTTCCTGCGCCGGACTAGCTTAGATGAATTACCCCAATTTTGGAATGTTTTACTCGGAGATATGAGTTTAGTGGGAACTCGTCCGCCAACAATTGATGAAGTCGAAAAATATGAAAAACACCACTGGGAAAGATTACAAGTTAAACCTGGGATTACAGGTGAATGGCAAGCAAATGGTCGATCGACAGTGACAGACTTTGAAGATATCGTGCGGATGGATGTTGATTATCAGCGTAAATGGTCTGTTACTTACGATCTTTATTTGATTTTCCTGACTATTTGGGTAGTTTTGGCCAAAAAAGGCGCTTATTAA